A window from Cygnus olor isolate bCygOlo1 chromosome 13, bCygOlo1.pri.v2, whole genome shotgun sequence encodes these proteins:
- the LOC121077183 gene encoding relaxin receptor 1-like isoform X3, whose amino-acid sequence MKLLLLVLPPLFCAVTKPLVTHPRDRHACPLGQFPCGNLSVCLPQALHCNGVDDCDNGADEENCALELFPERCRCWGQAVDCTAQDLSAVPWVSPNVTRLDLKKNKIHSLLDNQFTRYRRLKKLFLQNNKICMISPKAFAGLSQLKMLFLSHNKISQLKPRVFEDLQHLEWLMLDNNRIARIAPAAFVGLKSLYFLYMLNNSLAKIPNTSLCAEMPKLSWLDLEGNRIRAVHGAVFQECRELTVLVLRRNKIRWIQGGTFSRLNRLVELDLSRNGLDELSASLFNGLADLQQLNISYNPLNEIFPGRFESLPQLQSLSLEGLEIPNIHNLTFRRLANLSHISYFKKFQYCSSAPHVRSCKPNTDGISSFEHLLANIILRVFVWVVACVTCLGNLFVICMRSLIATENSQHAMAIKSLCCADGLMGIYLFVIGAFDLKYSGEYNKHAQGWMASLQCQLVGSLAMLSSEVSVLLLTYMTLEKYFSIVFPFSHRRAGRKQTVSVLAVIWLLGFSLSLVPLWCKESFGNYYGRNGVCFPLQSDLGERPSARGYSTTIYLGLNLAAFITIVFAYTGMFYSIHITASRTAERSVCSREVAIAKRFFFIVITDALCWIPIFLLKLLSLLQVEIPGTITSWVVIFILPINSALNPILYTITTAPFQEQLKGCLQAKRSELHESQRSSVLAAPQASTV is encoded by the exons ATGAAGCTGCTCCTGCTCGTCCTGCCGCCACTCTTCTGTGCTGTTACGA AACCTCTTGTGACGCACCCCAGGGACAGGCATGCATGTCCCCTGGGGCAGTTTCCCTGCGGCAACCTCTCCGTGTGCCTGCCCCAGGCCCTGCACTGCAACGGGGTGGACGACTGCGACAACGGAGCCGACGAGGAGAACTGCG CGCTGGAGCTGTTCCCGGAGCGGTGCCGGTGCTGGGGCCAGGCAGTAGACTGCACTGCGCAGGACCTCAGCGCTGTGCCCTGGGTCTCCCCCAACGTGACGAGGCT ggacctgaagaaaaataaaatccactcTCTGCTCGACAATCAGTTCACCAGGTACAGGAGGCTGAAGAAGCT atttttgcaaaacaacaAGATCTGTATGATCTCACCCAAAGCGTTCGCTGGACTTTCTCAGCTCAAAATGTT GTTCCTCAGCCACAACAAGATCTCCCAGCTGAAGCCCCGGGTTTTTGAGGACCTGCAGCACCTCGAGTGGCT GATGCTGGACAACAACAGGATCGCCAGGATTGCCCCCGCCGCTTTTGTGGGGCTGAAGTCCCTGTACTTTCT GTACATGCTGAACAACTCCCTGGCTAAAATACCCAACACCTCCCTGTGTGCGGAGATGCCGAAGCTGAGCTGGCT GGATCTGGAAGGGAACAGGATCCGGGCGGTGCATGGGGCCGTGTTCCAGGAGTGCCGCGAGCTCACCGTGCT GGTCCTGCGCAGGAACAAGATCAGGTGGATCCAAGGCGGGAcgttttccaggctgaacaggctgGTGGAGCT AGACCTGTCCCGCAACGGGCTAGATGAGCTCTCGGCATCGCTGTTCAACGGCCTGGCcgacctgcagcagct gaATATTTCCTACAACCCCTTGAACGAGATCTTTCCCGGGCGGTTTGAgagcctgccccagctgcagtcCCT GAGCTTGGAAGGGCTGGAGATCCCCAACATCCACAACCTGACCTTCCGCAGGCTGGCCAACCTCTCCCACAT CAGCTACTTCAAGAAGTTCCAGTACTGCAGCTCCGCGCCCCACGTGCGCAGCTGCAAGCCCAACACCGACGGCATCTCCTCCTTCGAGCACCTCCTGGCCAACATCATCCTGCGCGTCTTCGTCTGGGTCGTCGCCTGCGTCACCTGTCTCGGCAACCTCTTCGTCATCTGCATGCGCTCCCTCATCGCCACAGAGAACAGCCAGCACGCCATGGCCATCAAGTCCCTGTGCT GTGCAGACGGCCTGATGGGCATCTACCTCTTCGTCATCGGCGCCTTCGACCTCAAGTACTCGGGCGAATACAACAAGCACGCGCAGGGCTGGATGGCCAGCCTGCAGTGCCAGCTGGTGGGCAGCCTGGCCATGCTGTCCTCCGAGGTGTCCGTCCTGCTGCTGACCTACATGACCCTGGAGAAGTACTTCTCCATCGTTTTCCCCTTCAGCCACCGCAGAGCCGGCAGGAAGCAGACCGTCTCGGTGCTGGCCGTCATCTGGCTCCTGGGCTTCTCCCTCAGCCTTGTCCCCCTGTGGTGTAAGGAGTCCTTCGGCAACTACTACGGCAGGAACGGGGTTTGCTTCCCGCTGCAGTCCGACCTGGGCGAGCGGCCCAGCGCCAGGGGCTACTCCACCACCATCTACCTGG GCTTGAACCTTGCGGCTTTCATCACCATCGTCTTCGCTTACACCGGCATGTTCTACTCCATCCACATCACTGCGTCCAGGACAGCCGAGAGGAGCGTCTGCTCCCGGGAAGTCGCCATCGCAAAGCGCTTCTTCTTCATCGTCATCACCGATGCTCTCTGCTGGATACCCATCTTCCTCCTCaagctgctctccctgctgcaggtggaAATACCAG GCACCATCACCTCCTGGGTGGTCATCTTCATCCTGCCCATCAACAGCGCCCTCAACCCCATCCTCTACACCATCACCACCGCCCCCttccaggagcagctgaagggcTGTCTGCAGGCCAAGCGGTCGGAGCTGCACGAGTCCCAGAGGAGCTCCGTGCTGGCAGCGCCGCAGGCCAGCACCGTCTGA
- the LOC121077183 gene encoding relaxin receptor 1-like isoform X2, which translates to MKLLLLVLPPLFCAVTKPLVTHPRDRHACPLGQFPCGNLSVCLPQALHCNGVDDCDNGADEENCVDNTGWLWVLGDKLATHSSGTAVEDEADPCSLELFPERCRCWGQAVDCTAQDLSAVPWVSPNVTRLDLKKNKIHSLLDNQFTRYRRLKKLFLQNNKICMISPKAFAGLSQLKMLFLSHNKISQLKPRVFEDLQHLEWLMLDNNRIARIAPAAFVGLKSLYFLYMLNNSLAKIPNTSLCAEMPKLSWLDLEGNRIRAVHGAVFQECRELTVLVLRRNKIRWIQGGTFSRLNRLVELDLSRNGLDELSASLFNGLADLQQLNISYNPLNEIFPGRFESLPQLQSLSLEGLEIPNIHNLTFRRLANLSHIYFKKFQYCSSAPHVRSCKPNTDGISSFEHLLANIILRVFVWVVACVTCLGNLFVICMRSLIATENSQHAMAIKSLCCADGLMGIYLFVIGAFDLKYSGEYNKHAQGWMASLQCQLVGSLAMLSSEVSVLLLTYMTLEKYFSIVFPFSHRRAGRKQTVSVLAVIWLLGFSLSLVPLWCKESFGNYYGRNGVCFPLQSDLGERPSARGYSTTIYLGLNLAAFITIVFAYTGMFYSIHITASRTAERSVCSREVAIAKRFFFIVITDALCWIPIFLLKLLSLLQVEIPGTITSWVVIFILPINSALNPILYTITTAPFQEQLKGCLQAKRSELHESQRSSVLAAPQASTV; encoded by the exons ATGAAGCTGCTCCTGCTCGTCCTGCCGCCACTCTTCTGTGCTGTTACGA AACCTCTTGTGACGCACCCCAGGGACAGGCATGCATGTCCCCTGGGGCAGTTTCCCTGCGGCAACCTCTCCGTGTGCCTGCCCCAGGCCCTGCACTGCAACGGGGTGGACGACTGCGACAACGGAGCCGACGAGGAGAACTGCG TGGACAACACCGGCTGGCTGTGGGTCCTGGGCGACAAGCTGGCCACGCACAGCAGCGGCACGGCAGTGGAAGATGAGGCAGACCCCTGCT CGCTGGAGCTGTTCCCGGAGCGGTGCCGGTGCTGGGGCCAGGCAGTAGACTGCACTGCGCAGGACCTCAGCGCTGTGCCCTGGGTCTCCCCCAACGTGACGAGGCT ggacctgaagaaaaataaaatccactcTCTGCTCGACAATCAGTTCACCAGGTACAGGAGGCTGAAGAAGCT atttttgcaaaacaacaAGATCTGTATGATCTCACCCAAAGCGTTCGCTGGACTTTCTCAGCTCAAAATGTT GTTCCTCAGCCACAACAAGATCTCCCAGCTGAAGCCCCGGGTTTTTGAGGACCTGCAGCACCTCGAGTGGCT GATGCTGGACAACAACAGGATCGCCAGGATTGCCCCCGCCGCTTTTGTGGGGCTGAAGTCCCTGTACTTTCT GTACATGCTGAACAACTCCCTGGCTAAAATACCCAACACCTCCCTGTGTGCGGAGATGCCGAAGCTGAGCTGGCT GGATCTGGAAGGGAACAGGATCCGGGCGGTGCATGGGGCCGTGTTCCAGGAGTGCCGCGAGCTCACCGTGCT GGTCCTGCGCAGGAACAAGATCAGGTGGATCCAAGGCGGGAcgttttccaggctgaacaggctgGTGGAGCT AGACCTGTCCCGCAACGGGCTAGATGAGCTCTCGGCATCGCTGTTCAACGGCCTGGCcgacctgcagcagct gaATATTTCCTACAACCCCTTGAACGAGATCTTTCCCGGGCGGTTTGAgagcctgccccagctgcagtcCCT GAGCTTGGAAGGGCTGGAGATCCCCAACATCCACAACCTGACCTTCCGCAGGCTGGCCAACCTCTCCCACAT CTACTTCAAGAAGTTCCAGTACTGCAGCTCCGCGCCCCACGTGCGCAGCTGCAAGCCCAACACCGACGGCATCTCCTCCTTCGAGCACCTCCTGGCCAACATCATCCTGCGCGTCTTCGTCTGGGTCGTCGCCTGCGTCACCTGTCTCGGCAACCTCTTCGTCATCTGCATGCGCTCCCTCATCGCCACAGAGAACAGCCAGCACGCCATGGCCATCAAGTCCCTGTGCT GTGCAGACGGCCTGATGGGCATCTACCTCTTCGTCATCGGCGCCTTCGACCTCAAGTACTCGGGCGAATACAACAAGCACGCGCAGGGCTGGATGGCCAGCCTGCAGTGCCAGCTGGTGGGCAGCCTGGCCATGCTGTCCTCCGAGGTGTCCGTCCTGCTGCTGACCTACATGACCCTGGAGAAGTACTTCTCCATCGTTTTCCCCTTCAGCCACCGCAGAGCCGGCAGGAAGCAGACCGTCTCGGTGCTGGCCGTCATCTGGCTCCTGGGCTTCTCCCTCAGCCTTGTCCCCCTGTGGTGTAAGGAGTCCTTCGGCAACTACTACGGCAGGAACGGGGTTTGCTTCCCGCTGCAGTCCGACCTGGGCGAGCGGCCCAGCGCCAGGGGCTACTCCACCACCATCTACCTGG GCTTGAACCTTGCGGCTTTCATCACCATCGTCTTCGCTTACACCGGCATGTTCTACTCCATCCACATCACTGCGTCCAGGACAGCCGAGAGGAGCGTCTGCTCCCGGGAAGTCGCCATCGCAAAGCGCTTCTTCTTCATCGTCATCACCGATGCTCTCTGCTGGATACCCATCTTCCTCCTCaagctgctctccctgctgcaggtggaAATACCAG GCACCATCACCTCCTGGGTGGTCATCTTCATCCTGCCCATCAACAGCGCCCTCAACCCCATCCTCTACACCATCACCACCGCCCCCttccaggagcagctgaagggcTGTCTGCAGGCCAAGCGGTCGGAGCTGCACGAGTCCCAGAGGAGCTCCGTGCTGGCAGCGCCGCAGGCCAGCACCGTCTGA
- the LOC121077183 gene encoding relaxin receptor 1-like isoform X1 has protein sequence MKLLLLVLPPLFCAVTKPLVTHPRDRHACPLGQFPCGNLSVCLPQALHCNGVDDCDNGADEENCVDNTGWLWVLGDKLATHSSGTAVEDEADPCSLELFPERCRCWGQAVDCTAQDLSAVPWVSPNVTRLDLKKNKIHSLLDNQFTRYRRLKKLFLQNNKICMISPKAFAGLSQLKMLFLSHNKISQLKPRVFEDLQHLEWLMLDNNRIARIAPAAFVGLKSLYFLYMLNNSLAKIPNTSLCAEMPKLSWLDLEGNRIRAVHGAVFQECRELTVLVLRRNKIRWIQGGTFSRLNRLVELDLSRNGLDELSASLFNGLADLQQLNISYNPLNEIFPGRFESLPQLQSLSLEGLEIPNIHNLTFRRLANLSHISYFKKFQYCSSAPHVRSCKPNTDGISSFEHLLANIILRVFVWVVACVTCLGNLFVICMRSLIATENSQHAMAIKSLCCADGLMGIYLFVIGAFDLKYSGEYNKHAQGWMASLQCQLVGSLAMLSSEVSVLLLTYMTLEKYFSIVFPFSHRRAGRKQTVSVLAVIWLLGFSLSLVPLWCKESFGNYYGRNGVCFPLQSDLGERPSARGYSTTIYLGLNLAAFITIVFAYTGMFYSIHITASRTAERSVCSREVAIAKRFFFIVITDALCWIPIFLLKLLSLLQVEIPGTITSWVVIFILPINSALNPILYTITTAPFQEQLKGCLQAKRSELHESQRSSVLAAPQASTV, from the exons ATGAAGCTGCTCCTGCTCGTCCTGCCGCCACTCTTCTGTGCTGTTACGA AACCTCTTGTGACGCACCCCAGGGACAGGCATGCATGTCCCCTGGGGCAGTTTCCCTGCGGCAACCTCTCCGTGTGCCTGCCCCAGGCCCTGCACTGCAACGGGGTGGACGACTGCGACAACGGAGCCGACGAGGAGAACTGCG TGGACAACACCGGCTGGCTGTGGGTCCTGGGCGACAAGCTGGCCACGCACAGCAGCGGCACGGCAGTGGAAGATGAGGCAGACCCCTGCT CGCTGGAGCTGTTCCCGGAGCGGTGCCGGTGCTGGGGCCAGGCAGTAGACTGCACTGCGCAGGACCTCAGCGCTGTGCCCTGGGTCTCCCCCAACGTGACGAGGCT ggacctgaagaaaaataaaatccactcTCTGCTCGACAATCAGTTCACCAGGTACAGGAGGCTGAAGAAGCT atttttgcaaaacaacaAGATCTGTATGATCTCACCCAAAGCGTTCGCTGGACTTTCTCAGCTCAAAATGTT GTTCCTCAGCCACAACAAGATCTCCCAGCTGAAGCCCCGGGTTTTTGAGGACCTGCAGCACCTCGAGTGGCT GATGCTGGACAACAACAGGATCGCCAGGATTGCCCCCGCCGCTTTTGTGGGGCTGAAGTCCCTGTACTTTCT GTACATGCTGAACAACTCCCTGGCTAAAATACCCAACACCTCCCTGTGTGCGGAGATGCCGAAGCTGAGCTGGCT GGATCTGGAAGGGAACAGGATCCGGGCGGTGCATGGGGCCGTGTTCCAGGAGTGCCGCGAGCTCACCGTGCT GGTCCTGCGCAGGAACAAGATCAGGTGGATCCAAGGCGGGAcgttttccaggctgaacaggctgGTGGAGCT AGACCTGTCCCGCAACGGGCTAGATGAGCTCTCGGCATCGCTGTTCAACGGCCTGGCcgacctgcagcagct gaATATTTCCTACAACCCCTTGAACGAGATCTTTCCCGGGCGGTTTGAgagcctgccccagctgcagtcCCT GAGCTTGGAAGGGCTGGAGATCCCCAACATCCACAACCTGACCTTCCGCAGGCTGGCCAACCTCTCCCACAT CAGCTACTTCAAGAAGTTCCAGTACTGCAGCTCCGCGCCCCACGTGCGCAGCTGCAAGCCCAACACCGACGGCATCTCCTCCTTCGAGCACCTCCTGGCCAACATCATCCTGCGCGTCTTCGTCTGGGTCGTCGCCTGCGTCACCTGTCTCGGCAACCTCTTCGTCATCTGCATGCGCTCCCTCATCGCCACAGAGAACAGCCAGCACGCCATGGCCATCAAGTCCCTGTGCT GTGCAGACGGCCTGATGGGCATCTACCTCTTCGTCATCGGCGCCTTCGACCTCAAGTACTCGGGCGAATACAACAAGCACGCGCAGGGCTGGATGGCCAGCCTGCAGTGCCAGCTGGTGGGCAGCCTGGCCATGCTGTCCTCCGAGGTGTCCGTCCTGCTGCTGACCTACATGACCCTGGAGAAGTACTTCTCCATCGTTTTCCCCTTCAGCCACCGCAGAGCCGGCAGGAAGCAGACCGTCTCGGTGCTGGCCGTCATCTGGCTCCTGGGCTTCTCCCTCAGCCTTGTCCCCCTGTGGTGTAAGGAGTCCTTCGGCAACTACTACGGCAGGAACGGGGTTTGCTTCCCGCTGCAGTCCGACCTGGGCGAGCGGCCCAGCGCCAGGGGCTACTCCACCACCATCTACCTGG GCTTGAACCTTGCGGCTTTCATCACCATCGTCTTCGCTTACACCGGCATGTTCTACTCCATCCACATCACTGCGTCCAGGACAGCCGAGAGGAGCGTCTGCTCCCGGGAAGTCGCCATCGCAAAGCGCTTCTTCTTCATCGTCATCACCGATGCTCTCTGCTGGATACCCATCTTCCTCCTCaagctgctctccctgctgcaggtggaAATACCAG GCACCATCACCTCCTGGGTGGTCATCTTCATCCTGCCCATCAACAGCGCCCTCAACCCCATCCTCTACACCATCACCACCGCCCCCttccaggagcagctgaagggcTGTCTGCAGGCCAAGCGGTCGGAGCTGCACGAGTCCCAGAGGAGCTCCGTGCTGGCAGCGCCGCAGGCCAGCACCGTCTGA